From Thunnus maccoyii chromosome 21, fThuMac1.1, whole genome shotgun sequence, the proteins below share one genomic window:
- the sox32 gene encoding SRY-box transcription factor 32: protein MTAACSRAETSPSPSVAMRFNHQPAAFQLCANGAMFESEDSSSVDGEQMTEVRSPSSGPSSPLSVNSDSSCTSPEARSASSQQRVRRPLNAFIIWTKEERRRLAQLNPDLENTDLSKILGKTWKAMSLAEKRPYMQEAERLRVQHTIDYPNYKYRPRRRKQLKKSSKPQGAEAPTALSSLCSSGFTVPYNLTHLLQNQQHTFPNTPAFPNSPANFAPLNSGYPNTPVFPDTAAADAFSNKPVMYSNPSAYPAEPHLYFGGQHGHMQYGFSSSAAPHVEQGESRFFGGPLCPAGPSLEFYLEQVQLDMLYDLDRSEFEQYLGPSPHRPESVDLSSYHQQSSHREGRSLS from the exons ATGACTGCGGCCTGCAGCAGAGCCGaaacatcaccatcaccatctgTAGCCATGCGTTTCAACCACCAGCCCGCTGCTTTCCAGCTTTGCGCAAACGGCGCCATGTTCGAGAGCGAAGACTCGAGCTCCGTCGACGGGGAGCAGATGACCGAGGTGCGCTCCCCGAGTTCAGGGCCCTCCAGCCCGCTGTCCGTGAACTCGGACTCCAGTTGCACCAGCCCCGAGGCCAGGTCCGCCTCGTCGCAGCAGAGGGTCAGGAGGCCCCTGAACGCCTTCATCATCTGGACCAAAGAGGAGCGCAGGCGCCTGGCGCAGCTCAACCCAGACCTGGAGAACACAGACCTGAGCAAAATACTCG GAAAGACCTGGAAGGCCATGTCCCTGGCTGAAAAGCGTCCATACATGCAGGAGGCCGAGCGCCTGAGGGTCCAGCACACCATCGACTATCCAAACTACAAGTACAGGCCCCGCAGGAGGAAGCAGTTAAAGAAGAGCTCCAAGCCCCAGGGTGCAGAGGCTCCGACTGCTCTCTCTTCACTCTGCAGCTCGGGCTTCACGGTGCCCTACAACCTCACCCACCTGCTCCAGAACCAGCAGCACACCTTCCCAAACACACCTGCTTTCCCAAACTCGCCAGCTAACTTTGCCCCTTTGAACAGCGGCTACCCAAACACTCCTGTTTTCccagacacagcagcagcagatgcttTCTCAAATAAGCCTGTGATGTACTCAAACCCATCTGCGTACCCTGCAGAGCCTCATCTGTATTTTGGGGGTCAGCACGGGCACATGCAGTACGGGTTCTCCAGTTCTGCAGCTCCACATGTGGAGCAGGGGGAGTCCAGGTTTTTCGGGGGCCCACTGTGCCCTGCTGGGCCCTCCCTGGAGTTTTACCTGGAGCAGGTCCAGCTGGACATGCTGTACGATCTGGACCGCAGCGAGTTCGAACAGTACCTGGGTCCGAGTCCTCACAGGCCTGAGTCAGTGGATCTCAGCAGCTACCATCAGCAGAGCAGCCACAGAGAGGGACGCTCGCTGTCataa
- the LOC121888092 gene encoding regulator of G-protein signaling 20 isoform X1 has protein sequence MGSERVEMRKRQMQVHQEAAASVLQARHTMGNTPTNASNACCFCWCCCCSCSCLTVRSEDETIQRSTFERRTEGTTNCEESPKPTLEDARSWTISFEKVMKSAAGRSCFRQFLRTEFSEENMMFWLACEELKKETNKTVVEEKVRQIYEDFISILSPKEVSLDSRVRDVINRNMLEPTSHTFDDAQQQIYTLMQRDSYPRFINSSAYTDLLKSLEEPPPEP, from the exons ATGGGCTCGGAGCGGGTGGAGATGCGTAAGAGACAGATGCAGGTTCATCAGGAAGCAGCTGCCAGTGTCCTCCAAGCGCGCCACACTATGGGAAACACCCCCACCAACGCCTCAAACGCCTGCTGCttctgctggtgctgctgctgtagctgctCCTG tttgACTGTTAGGAGTGAGGACGAAACAATACAGAGGTCCACTTTTGAGCGCAGGACAGAGGGAACCACTAATTGTGAAGAAAG CCCCAAGCCCACTCTGGAAGACGCACGGTCCTGGacaatttcatttgaaaaggTGATGAAAAGTGCAGCCGGGCGTAGCTGCTTCAGGCAGTTCCTGCGGACAGAGTTCAGCGAGGAGAACATGATGTTCTGGCTGGCCTGCGAGGAGCttaaaaaagagacaaacaagacTGTGGTGGAAGAGAAAGTTCGTCAAATATACGAGGACTTCATCTCAATCCTTTCCCCTAAAGAG GTTAGTTTGGATTCACGCGTCCGAGATGTGATCAACCGCAACATGCTGGAGCCGACCTCACACACGTTTGACGATGCTCAGCAGCAGATCTACACACTGATGCAGAGAGACTCGTACCCGCGCTTCATAAACTCATCTGCATACACAGATCTGCTGAAGAGCCTGGAGGAGCCGCCCCCTGAGCCATAG
- the LOC121888092 gene encoding regulator of G-protein signaling 20 isoform X3 has product MNARQQTLKSHILTVRSEDETIQRSTFERRTEGTTNCEESPKPTLEDARSWTISFEKVMKSAAGRSCFRQFLRTEFSEENMMFWLACEELKKETNKTVVEEKVRQIYEDFISILSPKEVSLDSRVRDVINRNMLEPTSHTFDDAQQQIYTLMQRDSYPRFINSSAYTDLLKSLEEPPPEP; this is encoded by the exons ATGAATGCAAGACAGCAGACTCTCAAGTCTCACAT tttgACTGTTAGGAGTGAGGACGAAACAATACAGAGGTCCACTTTTGAGCGCAGGACAGAGGGAACCACTAATTGTGAAGAAAG CCCCAAGCCCACTCTGGAAGACGCACGGTCCTGGacaatttcatttgaaaaggTGATGAAAAGTGCAGCCGGGCGTAGCTGCTTCAGGCAGTTCCTGCGGACAGAGTTCAGCGAGGAGAACATGATGTTCTGGCTGGCCTGCGAGGAGCttaaaaaagagacaaacaagacTGTGGTGGAAGAGAAAGTTCGTCAAATATACGAGGACTTCATCTCAATCCTTTCCCCTAAAGAG GTTAGTTTGGATTCACGCGTCCGAGATGTGATCAACCGCAACATGCTGGAGCCGACCTCACACACGTTTGACGATGCTCAGCAGCAGATCTACACACTGATGCAGAGAGACTCGTACCCGCGCTTCATAAACTCATCTGCATACACAGATCTGCTGAAGAGCCTGGAGGAGCCGCCCCCTGAGCCATAG
- the mrpl15 gene encoding 39S ribosomal protein L15, mitochondrial translates to MSFPKKPGGKALDVLQTLPRISLANLRPEPGARKHDKHRGRGQHGGNRSGRGHKGERQRGTRPRLGFEGGQTPFYLAIPKYGYNEGHSRRPQYQPLSLKRLQYLIDLGRLDPTQPIDLTQLVNARGVTIQPLKRDYGVQLVDEGSDIFAAKINIEVQRASEGAIAAIERNGGIITTSFYDPLSLGILIKPVPFFMRGQPIPKRMLPGEDMVPYYTDAENRGYLADPEKVQQARLALAQKYGYILPDISKDELYRMLCMRKDVRQIFFGLAPGWVVNMPEKKILKPTDEKLLKYYNS, encoded by the exons ATGTCTTTCCCTAAAAAACCTGGTGGTAAAGCGTTGGATGTTTTGCAGACTCTGCCGCGGATATCTTTAGCAAACTTACGACCTGAACCAGGAGCCAGAAAGCAC GACAAACACCGGGGCAGAGGGCAGCATGGTGGCAACCGGAGCGGCCGAGGACACAAAGGAGAGCGGCAGAGAGGCACCCGGCCTCGGCTGGGGTTTGAGGGCGGTCAGACACCGTTTTATCTGGCCATCCCAAAATATGGCTACAATGAAGGACACAG TCGCCGTCCTCAGTACCAGCCTCTGTCTCTGAAACGACTGCAGTACCTGATTGATCTGGGACGACTGGATCCGACTCAGCCCATCGACCTGACGCAGCTTGTCAATGCCAGAGGAGTGACAATCCAGCCTCTGAAGAGGGACTACGGAGTCCAGCTGGTCGATGAG GGTAGTGACATTTTTGCTGCAAAAATCAACATCGAGGTTCAgagagcttctgaaggagccATAGCTGCTATTGAGAGGAATGGAGGGATCATCACTACCAGTTTCTACGACCCTCTAAGTCTTG GGATCCTCATCAAGCCCGTCCCGTTCTTTATGCGTGGGCAGCCTATTCCAAAGCGAATGCTACCAGGGGAGGACATGGTCCCGTATTACACAGATGCTGAAAACCGGGGTTATTTGGCAGACCCGGAGAAAGTCCAGCAGGCCCGGTTAGCCCTGGCGCAGAAGTATGGATATATTTTGCCAGACATTTCAAAAGATGAACTGTATCGCATGCTCTGCATGAGGAAGGATGTTCGGCAGATCTTCTTTGGACTTGCTCCAGGCTGGGTCGTTAATATGCCAGAGAAGAAGATTCTGAAACCCACTGATGAGAAACTTCTTAAATATtacaattcttaa
- the LOC121888092 gene encoding regulator of G-protein signaling 20 isoform X2, which produces MLICFGIINRLLVFPLRTANLLLTVRSEDETIQRSTFERRTEGTTNCEESPKPTLEDARSWTISFEKVMKSAAGRSCFRQFLRTEFSEENMMFWLACEELKKETNKTVVEEKVRQIYEDFISILSPKEVSLDSRVRDVINRNMLEPTSHTFDDAQQQIYTLMQRDSYPRFINSSAYTDLLKSLEEPPPEP; this is translated from the exons ATGTTAATCTGTTTTGGAATTATCAACCGTTTACTTGTGTTTCCTCTAAGGACAGCCAACCTGCT tttgACTGTTAGGAGTGAGGACGAAACAATACAGAGGTCCACTTTTGAGCGCAGGACAGAGGGAACCACTAATTGTGAAGAAAG CCCCAAGCCCACTCTGGAAGACGCACGGTCCTGGacaatttcatttgaaaaggTGATGAAAAGTGCAGCCGGGCGTAGCTGCTTCAGGCAGTTCCTGCGGACAGAGTTCAGCGAGGAGAACATGATGTTCTGGCTGGCCTGCGAGGAGCttaaaaaagagacaaacaagacTGTGGTGGAAGAGAAAGTTCGTCAAATATACGAGGACTTCATCTCAATCCTTTCCCCTAAAGAG GTTAGTTTGGATTCACGCGTCCGAGATGTGATCAACCGCAACATGCTGGAGCCGACCTCACACACGTTTGACGATGCTCAGCAGCAGATCTACACACTGATGCAGAGAGACTCGTACCCGCGCTTCATAAACTCATCTGCATACACAGATCTGCTGAAGAGCCTGGAGGAGCCGCCCCCTGAGCCATAG
- the lypla1 gene encoding acyl-protein thioesterase 1 codes for MCGNNMSAPLPAIVPAARKATAAVIFLHGLGDTGHGWAEAFAGIRIPHVKYICPHAPTMPVSLNMRMSMPSWFDIYGLSPDADEDEMGIKRASENIKALIDQEVKNGIPSHRIILGGFSQGGALSLYTALTTQQKLAGVVALSCWLPLRNSFPQASAMSANKDTHVLQCHGDADPLVPFIFGSQTAEKMKSLISPANITFKSYRGLPHSACPEEMVDVKRFIEKQLPPISDE; via the exons ATGTGCGGCAATAACATGTCAGCGCCTTTACCTGCCATTGTGCCTGCTGCCAGGAAAGCCACTGCGGCG GTGATATTCCTGCATGGCCTTGGCGATACTGG ACATGGCTGGGCAGAGGCGTTTGCAGGCATCAGGATACCACATGTGAAGTACATCTGTCCACATGC TCCCACCATGCCTGTTTCCTTAAACATGAGAATGTCCATGCCTTCGTG GTTTGACATCTACGGGTTGAGCCCAGACGCAGATGAAGATGAGATGGGTATTAAAAGAGCATCGGAGAACA TTAAAGCCTTGATAGACCAAGAAGTGAAGAATGGAATACCTTCCCACAGAATTATCCTGGGTGGATTTTCACAG GGTGGAGCGTTGTCGCTCTACACGGCTCTGACAACCCAGCAGAAGCTTGCTGGAGTGGTCGCTCTAAGCTGCTGGCTTCCTCTCCGCAACTCCTTCccgcag GCGTCTGCCATGAGTGCTAACAAGGACACTCATGTCCTACAGTGCCACGGGGATGCCGACCCCCTGGTGCCCTTTATATTTGGCAGCCAGACAGCAGAGAAGATGAAAAGTCTCATCAGTCCTGCCAACATCACCTTCAAGTCGTATCGGGGTCTACCTCACAGCGCTTGTCCAGAG GAAATGGTGGACGTCAAACGTTTCATAGAGAAGCAGCTTCCTCCCATCAGTGATGAATGA